In a single window of the Falco rusticolus isolate bFalRus1 chromosome 11, bFalRus1.pri, whole genome shotgun sequence genome:
- the ZYG11B gene encoding protein zyg-11 homolog B isoform X1 — MEEASPYSLLDICLNFLTANLEKFCTERQDGTLCLQEPGMFPQEVADRLLQTMAFHGLLNDGTVGIFRGNQMRLKRACIRKAKISAVAFRKAFCHHKLVELDATGVNADITITDIISGLGSNKWIQQNLQCLVLNSLTLSLEDPYERCFSQLSGLRVLSITNVLFYNEDLADVASLPRLESLDISNTSVTDITALLTCKDRLKSLTMHHLKCLKMTTTQILDVIRQLKYLNHLDISDDKQFTSDIALRLLEQKDILPNLVSLDISGRKHVTDKAVEAFIQQRPTMQFVGLLATDAGYSEFLTGEGNLKVSGEANETQISEALKRYSERAFFVREALFHLFSLTHVMEKTKPEILKLVVIGMRNHPLNLPVQLAASACVFNLTKQDLAAGMPVRLLADVTHLLLKAMEHFPNHQQLQKNCLLSLCSDRILQDVPFNRFEAAKLVMQWLCNHEDQNMQRMAVAIISILAAKLSTEQTAQLGAELFIVRQLLQIVKQKTNQNLVDTTLKFTLSALWNLTDESPTTCRHFIENQGLELFMRVLESFPSESSIQQKVLGLLNNIAEVKELHSELMWKDFIDHISKLLHSVEVEVSYFAAGIIAHLISRGEQAWTLSRSQRTSLLEQLHSAILNWPTPECEMVAYRSFNPFFPLLGCFMTPGVQLWAVWAMQHVCSKNPVRYCSMLIEEGGLQHLYNIKENVQTDPHVQRIAIAILDSLEKHIMRHGRPLPSRKQQQNKPN; from the exons ATG GAGGAAGCTTCTCCTTATTCTTTACTTGATATCTGTTTGAATTTCCTGACTGCCAACCTAGAGAAGTTTTGCACTGAAAGGCAAGATGGAACGCTATGCTTGCAGGAGCCAGGAATGTTTCCTCAAGAAGTGGCTGATCGACTGCTGCAGACGATGGCATTTCATG GGCTTCTGAATGACGGAACTGTGGGCATCTTCCGAGGCAACCAGATGCGTTTGAAACGAGCTTGTATCCGGAAAGCGAAAATCTCTGCTGTGGCTTTCCGGAAAGCATTCTGCCATCACAAGCTGGTAGAACTTGATGCTACTGGGGTGAATGCAGATATAACAATCACAGACATTATAAGTGGACTTGGCAGCAATAAATGGATCCAACAAAATCTGCAGTGCCTTGTGCTGAACTCACTAACTCTTTCTTTGGAAGACCCATACGAGAGGTGCTTCAGTCAGTTGTCTGGGCTTCGTGTGTTGAGTATTACCAATGTTCTGTTCTACAACGAGGACTTGGCAGATGTTGCTTCCCTTCCTAGATTGGAAAGTCTGGATATATCGAACACTTCTGTCACTGACATAACGGCACTCCTCACCTGCAAAGACCGACTCAAGTCTTTGACCATGCACCACCTGAAATGCTTGAAAATGACCACAACCCAGATTCTGGATGTTATAAGACAACTAAAATACCTGAATCACCTTGATATTTCAGATGACAAACAGTTCACATCAGACATAGCACTTCGTTTACTGGAACAGAAAGATATCTTGCCTAACCTTGTGTCTTTGgacatttctggaagaaaacatgttACAGATAAAGCTGTAGAAGCATTTATTCAGCAACGGCCCACAATGCAGTTTGTAGGACTGCTAGCTACTGATGCTGGCTACTCAGAATTCCTAACAGGCGAAGGAAACCTAAAG GTGTCAGGAGAAGCAAATGAAACTCAGATTTCTGAGGCATTAAAGCGTTACAGTGAACGGGCCTTCTTTGTGAGAGAAGCTCTCTTTCATTTATTCAGCCTGACTCatgtaatggaaaaaacaaagcctgaaattttaaag CTTGTGGTTATTGGAATGAGAAATCACCCCCTGAACTTGCCTGTGCAGTTAGCAGCGAGTGCGTGTGTCTTTAACCTAACCAAGCAAGATTTAGCGGCAGGCATGCCTGTGCGACTTCTGGCTGATGTCACTCACTTGCTTCTGAAGGCCATGGAACACTTCCCAAATCATCAAcag CTGCAAAAGAATTGCCTTCTTTCACTATGCAGTGACAGAATCCTTCAGGATGTTCCATTTAACAG GTTTGAAGCAGCCAAACTTGTTATGCAGTGGCTGTGTAATCATGAAGATCAAAACATGCAAAGGATGGCTGTAGCCATAATTTCCATTCTTGCTGCAAAG cTTTCAACAGAGCAAACAGCTCAACTTGGTGCAGAACTCTTCATTGTTAGG caactTCTACAAAtagttaaacagaaaacaaatcagaatCTTGTAGATACTACTCTCAAGTTCACACTGAGTGCACTTTGGAACCTCACTGATGAATCACCAACAACATGTCGGCATTTCATTGAAAATCAAGGGCTAGAACTTTTCATGAGAGTCTTGGAG tcTTTTCCATCTGAATCATCCATCCAACAGAAAGTTCTTGGACTTCTG aATAATATAGCTGAAGTTAAAGAGCTCCATTCTGAATTAATGTGGAAGGACTTCATAGACCACATCAGTAAATTATTGCACAGTGTGGAGGTGGAAGTTAGCTACTTTGCAGCAGGGATTATTGCTCATTTGATATCTCGAGGAGAGCAGGCCTGGACACTCAGTCGGAGCCAGAGGACATCTCTGCTTGAACAGCTG CATTCTGCCATTTTGAATTGGCCAACCCCAGAATGTGAGATGGTGGCTTACAG gtctTTCAATCCGTTTTTTCCACTACTTGGCTGTTTTATGACACCTGGTGTCCAGTTATGGGCAGTGTGGGCCATGCAGCACGTCTGCAGCAAAAACC
- the ZYG11B gene encoding protein zyg-11 homolog B isoform X3: protein MEEASPYSLLDICLNFLTANLEKFCTERQDGTLCLQEPGMFPQEVADRLLQTMAFHGLLNDGTVGIFRGNQMRLKRACIRKAKISAVAFRKAFCHHKLVELDATGVNADITITDIISGLGSNKWIQQNLQCLVLNSLTLSLEDPYERCFSQLSGLRVLSITNVLFYNEDLADVASLPRLESLDISNTSVTDITALLTCKDRLKSLTMHHLKCLKMTTTQILDVIRQLKYLNHLDISDDKQFTSDIALRLLEQKDILPNLVSLDISGRKHVTDKAVEAFIQQRPTMQFVGLLATDAGYSEFLTGEGNLKVSGEANETQISEALKRYSERAFFVREALFHLFSLTHVMEKTKPEILKLVVIGMRNHPLNLPVQLAASACVFNLTKQDLAAGMPVRLLADVTHLLLKAMEHFPNHQQLQKNCLLSLCSDRILQDVPFNRFEAAKLVMQWLCNHEDQNMQRMAVAIISILAAKLSTEQTAQLGAELFIVRQLLQIVKQKTNQNLVDTTLKFTLSALWNLTDESPTTCRHFIENQGLELFMRVLESFPSESSIQQKVLGLLNNIAEVKELHSELMWKDFIDHISKLLHSVEVEVSYFAAGIIAHLISRGEQAWTLSRSQRTSLLEQLHSAILNWPTPECEMVAYRSFNPFFPLLGCFMTPGVQLWAVWAMQHVCSKNRLYTGNLYHWIRLPHPQNCLVNFWHK from the exons ATG GAGGAAGCTTCTCCTTATTCTTTACTTGATATCTGTTTGAATTTCCTGACTGCCAACCTAGAGAAGTTTTGCACTGAAAGGCAAGATGGAACGCTATGCTTGCAGGAGCCAGGAATGTTTCCTCAAGAAGTGGCTGATCGACTGCTGCAGACGATGGCATTTCATG GGCTTCTGAATGACGGAACTGTGGGCATCTTCCGAGGCAACCAGATGCGTTTGAAACGAGCTTGTATCCGGAAAGCGAAAATCTCTGCTGTGGCTTTCCGGAAAGCATTCTGCCATCACAAGCTGGTAGAACTTGATGCTACTGGGGTGAATGCAGATATAACAATCACAGACATTATAAGTGGACTTGGCAGCAATAAATGGATCCAACAAAATCTGCAGTGCCTTGTGCTGAACTCACTAACTCTTTCTTTGGAAGACCCATACGAGAGGTGCTTCAGTCAGTTGTCTGGGCTTCGTGTGTTGAGTATTACCAATGTTCTGTTCTACAACGAGGACTTGGCAGATGTTGCTTCCCTTCCTAGATTGGAAAGTCTGGATATATCGAACACTTCTGTCACTGACATAACGGCACTCCTCACCTGCAAAGACCGACTCAAGTCTTTGACCATGCACCACCTGAAATGCTTGAAAATGACCACAACCCAGATTCTGGATGTTATAAGACAACTAAAATACCTGAATCACCTTGATATTTCAGATGACAAACAGTTCACATCAGACATAGCACTTCGTTTACTGGAACAGAAAGATATCTTGCCTAACCTTGTGTCTTTGgacatttctggaagaaaacatgttACAGATAAAGCTGTAGAAGCATTTATTCAGCAACGGCCCACAATGCAGTTTGTAGGACTGCTAGCTACTGATGCTGGCTACTCAGAATTCCTAACAGGCGAAGGAAACCTAAAG GTGTCAGGAGAAGCAAATGAAACTCAGATTTCTGAGGCATTAAAGCGTTACAGTGAACGGGCCTTCTTTGTGAGAGAAGCTCTCTTTCATTTATTCAGCCTGACTCatgtaatggaaaaaacaaagcctgaaattttaaag CTTGTGGTTATTGGAATGAGAAATCACCCCCTGAACTTGCCTGTGCAGTTAGCAGCGAGTGCGTGTGTCTTTAACCTAACCAAGCAAGATTTAGCGGCAGGCATGCCTGTGCGACTTCTGGCTGATGTCACTCACTTGCTTCTGAAGGCCATGGAACACTTCCCAAATCATCAAcag CTGCAAAAGAATTGCCTTCTTTCACTATGCAGTGACAGAATCCTTCAGGATGTTCCATTTAACAG GTTTGAAGCAGCCAAACTTGTTATGCAGTGGCTGTGTAATCATGAAGATCAAAACATGCAAAGGATGGCTGTAGCCATAATTTCCATTCTTGCTGCAAAG cTTTCAACAGAGCAAACAGCTCAACTTGGTGCAGAACTCTTCATTGTTAGG caactTCTACAAAtagttaaacagaaaacaaatcagaatCTTGTAGATACTACTCTCAAGTTCACACTGAGTGCACTTTGGAACCTCACTGATGAATCACCAACAACATGTCGGCATTTCATTGAAAATCAAGGGCTAGAACTTTTCATGAGAGTCTTGGAG tcTTTTCCATCTGAATCATCCATCCAACAGAAAGTTCTTGGACTTCTG aATAATATAGCTGAAGTTAAAGAGCTCCATTCTGAATTAATGTGGAAGGACTTCATAGACCACATCAGTAAATTATTGCACAGTGTGGAGGTGGAAGTTAGCTACTTTGCAGCAGGGATTATTGCTCATTTGATATCTCGAGGAGAGCAGGCCTGGACACTCAGTCGGAGCCAGAGGACATCTCTGCTTGAACAGCTG CATTCTGCCATTTTGAATTGGCCAACCCCAGAATGTGAGATGGTGGCTTACAG gtctTTCAATCCGTTTTTTCCACTACTTGGCTGTTTTATGACACCTGGTGTCCAGTTATGGGCAGTGTGGGCCATGCAGCACGTCTGCAGCAAAAACC
- the ZYG11B gene encoding protein zyg-11 homolog B isoform X5 yields the protein MFPQEVADRLLQTMAFHGLLNDGTVGIFRGNQMRLKRACIRKAKISAVAFRKAFCHHKLVELDATGVNADITITDIISGLGSNKWIQQNLQCLVLNSLTLSLEDPYERCFSQLSGLRVLSITNVLFYNEDLADVASLPRLESLDISNTSVTDITALLTCKDRLKSLTMHHLKCLKMTTTQILDVIRQLKYLNHLDISDDKQFTSDIALRLLEQKDILPNLVSLDISGRKHVTDKAVEAFIQQRPTMQFVGLLATDAGYSEFLTGEGNLKVSGEANETQISEALKRYSERAFFVREALFHLFSLTHVMEKTKPEILKLVVIGMRNHPLNLPVQLAASACVFNLTKQDLAAGMPVRLLADVTHLLLKAMEHFPNHQQLQKNCLLSLCSDRILQDVPFNRFEAAKLVMQWLCNHEDQNMQRMAVAIISILAAKLSTEQTAQLGAELFIVRQLLQIVKQKTNQNLVDTTLKFTLSALWNLTDESPTTCRHFIENQGLELFMRVLESFPSESSIQQKVLGLLNNIAEVKELHSELMWKDFIDHISKLLHSVEVEVSYFAAGIIAHLISRGEQAWTLSRSQRTSLLEQLHSAILNWPTPECEMVAYRSFNPFFPLLGCFMTPGVQLWAVWAMQHVCSKNPVRYCSMLIEEGGLQHLYNIKENVQTDPHVQRIAIAILDSLEKHIMRHGRPLPSRKQQQNKPN from the exons ATGTTTCCTCAAGAAGTGGCTGATCGACTGCTGCAGACGATGGCATTTCATG GGCTTCTGAATGACGGAACTGTGGGCATCTTCCGAGGCAACCAGATGCGTTTGAAACGAGCTTGTATCCGGAAAGCGAAAATCTCTGCTGTGGCTTTCCGGAAAGCATTCTGCCATCACAAGCTGGTAGAACTTGATGCTACTGGGGTGAATGCAGATATAACAATCACAGACATTATAAGTGGACTTGGCAGCAATAAATGGATCCAACAAAATCTGCAGTGCCTTGTGCTGAACTCACTAACTCTTTCTTTGGAAGACCCATACGAGAGGTGCTTCAGTCAGTTGTCTGGGCTTCGTGTGTTGAGTATTACCAATGTTCTGTTCTACAACGAGGACTTGGCAGATGTTGCTTCCCTTCCTAGATTGGAAAGTCTGGATATATCGAACACTTCTGTCACTGACATAACGGCACTCCTCACCTGCAAAGACCGACTCAAGTCTTTGACCATGCACCACCTGAAATGCTTGAAAATGACCACAACCCAGATTCTGGATGTTATAAGACAACTAAAATACCTGAATCACCTTGATATTTCAGATGACAAACAGTTCACATCAGACATAGCACTTCGTTTACTGGAACAGAAAGATATCTTGCCTAACCTTGTGTCTTTGgacatttctggaagaaaacatgttACAGATAAAGCTGTAGAAGCATTTATTCAGCAACGGCCCACAATGCAGTTTGTAGGACTGCTAGCTACTGATGCTGGCTACTCAGAATTCCTAACAGGCGAAGGAAACCTAAAG GTGTCAGGAGAAGCAAATGAAACTCAGATTTCTGAGGCATTAAAGCGTTACAGTGAACGGGCCTTCTTTGTGAGAGAAGCTCTCTTTCATTTATTCAGCCTGACTCatgtaatggaaaaaacaaagcctgaaattttaaag CTTGTGGTTATTGGAATGAGAAATCACCCCCTGAACTTGCCTGTGCAGTTAGCAGCGAGTGCGTGTGTCTTTAACCTAACCAAGCAAGATTTAGCGGCAGGCATGCCTGTGCGACTTCTGGCTGATGTCACTCACTTGCTTCTGAAGGCCATGGAACACTTCCCAAATCATCAAcag CTGCAAAAGAATTGCCTTCTTTCACTATGCAGTGACAGAATCCTTCAGGATGTTCCATTTAACAG GTTTGAAGCAGCCAAACTTGTTATGCAGTGGCTGTGTAATCATGAAGATCAAAACATGCAAAGGATGGCTGTAGCCATAATTTCCATTCTTGCTGCAAAG cTTTCAACAGAGCAAACAGCTCAACTTGGTGCAGAACTCTTCATTGTTAGG caactTCTACAAAtagttaaacagaaaacaaatcagaatCTTGTAGATACTACTCTCAAGTTCACACTGAGTGCACTTTGGAACCTCACTGATGAATCACCAACAACATGTCGGCATTTCATTGAAAATCAAGGGCTAGAACTTTTCATGAGAGTCTTGGAG tcTTTTCCATCTGAATCATCCATCCAACAGAAAGTTCTTGGACTTCTG aATAATATAGCTGAAGTTAAAGAGCTCCATTCTGAATTAATGTGGAAGGACTTCATAGACCACATCAGTAAATTATTGCACAGTGTGGAGGTGGAAGTTAGCTACTTTGCAGCAGGGATTATTGCTCATTTGATATCTCGAGGAGAGCAGGCCTGGACACTCAGTCGGAGCCAGAGGACATCTCTGCTTGAACAGCTG CATTCTGCCATTTTGAATTGGCCAACCCCAGAATGTGAGATGGTGGCTTACAG gtctTTCAATCCGTTTTTTCCACTACTTGGCTGTTTTATGACACCTGGTGTCCAGTTATGGGCAGTGTGGGCCATGCAGCACGTCTGCAGCAAAAACC
- the ZYG11B gene encoding protein zyg-11 homolog B isoform X2, which produces MEAVPDTETSQTLCQYRIEEKCVPGLLNDGTVGIFRGNQMRLKRACIRKAKISAVAFRKAFCHHKLVELDATGVNADITITDIISGLGSNKWIQQNLQCLVLNSLTLSLEDPYERCFSQLSGLRVLSITNVLFYNEDLADVASLPRLESLDISNTSVTDITALLTCKDRLKSLTMHHLKCLKMTTTQILDVIRQLKYLNHLDISDDKQFTSDIALRLLEQKDILPNLVSLDISGRKHVTDKAVEAFIQQRPTMQFVGLLATDAGYSEFLTGEGNLKVSGEANETQISEALKRYSERAFFVREALFHLFSLTHVMEKTKPEILKLVVIGMRNHPLNLPVQLAASACVFNLTKQDLAAGMPVRLLADVTHLLLKAMEHFPNHQQLQKNCLLSLCSDRILQDVPFNRFEAAKLVMQWLCNHEDQNMQRMAVAIISILAAKLSTEQTAQLGAELFIVRQLLQIVKQKTNQNLVDTTLKFTLSALWNLTDESPTTCRHFIENQGLELFMRVLESFPSESSIQQKVLGLLNNIAEVKELHSELMWKDFIDHISKLLHSVEVEVSYFAAGIIAHLISRGEQAWTLSRSQRTSLLEQLHSAILNWPTPECEMVAYRSFNPFFPLLGCFMTPGVQLWAVWAMQHVCSKNPVRYCSMLIEEGGLQHLYNIKENVQTDPHVQRIAIAILDSLEKHIMRHGRPLPSRKQQQNKPN; this is translated from the exons ATGGAGGCAGTTCCAGACACAGAAACATCACAAACACTGTGTCAGTACAGGATTGAAGAAAAGTGCGTGCCAG GGCTTCTGAATGACGGAACTGTGGGCATCTTCCGAGGCAACCAGATGCGTTTGAAACGAGCTTGTATCCGGAAAGCGAAAATCTCTGCTGTGGCTTTCCGGAAAGCATTCTGCCATCACAAGCTGGTAGAACTTGATGCTACTGGGGTGAATGCAGATATAACAATCACAGACATTATAAGTGGACTTGGCAGCAATAAATGGATCCAACAAAATCTGCAGTGCCTTGTGCTGAACTCACTAACTCTTTCTTTGGAAGACCCATACGAGAGGTGCTTCAGTCAGTTGTCTGGGCTTCGTGTGTTGAGTATTACCAATGTTCTGTTCTACAACGAGGACTTGGCAGATGTTGCTTCCCTTCCTAGATTGGAAAGTCTGGATATATCGAACACTTCTGTCACTGACATAACGGCACTCCTCACCTGCAAAGACCGACTCAAGTCTTTGACCATGCACCACCTGAAATGCTTGAAAATGACCACAACCCAGATTCTGGATGTTATAAGACAACTAAAATACCTGAATCACCTTGATATTTCAGATGACAAACAGTTCACATCAGACATAGCACTTCGTTTACTGGAACAGAAAGATATCTTGCCTAACCTTGTGTCTTTGgacatttctggaagaaaacatgttACAGATAAAGCTGTAGAAGCATTTATTCAGCAACGGCCCACAATGCAGTTTGTAGGACTGCTAGCTACTGATGCTGGCTACTCAGAATTCCTAACAGGCGAAGGAAACCTAAAG GTGTCAGGAGAAGCAAATGAAACTCAGATTTCTGAGGCATTAAAGCGTTACAGTGAACGGGCCTTCTTTGTGAGAGAAGCTCTCTTTCATTTATTCAGCCTGACTCatgtaatggaaaaaacaaagcctgaaattttaaag CTTGTGGTTATTGGAATGAGAAATCACCCCCTGAACTTGCCTGTGCAGTTAGCAGCGAGTGCGTGTGTCTTTAACCTAACCAAGCAAGATTTAGCGGCAGGCATGCCTGTGCGACTTCTGGCTGATGTCACTCACTTGCTTCTGAAGGCCATGGAACACTTCCCAAATCATCAAcag CTGCAAAAGAATTGCCTTCTTTCACTATGCAGTGACAGAATCCTTCAGGATGTTCCATTTAACAG GTTTGAAGCAGCCAAACTTGTTATGCAGTGGCTGTGTAATCATGAAGATCAAAACATGCAAAGGATGGCTGTAGCCATAATTTCCATTCTTGCTGCAAAG cTTTCAACAGAGCAAACAGCTCAACTTGGTGCAGAACTCTTCATTGTTAGG caactTCTACAAAtagttaaacagaaaacaaatcagaatCTTGTAGATACTACTCTCAAGTTCACACTGAGTGCACTTTGGAACCTCACTGATGAATCACCAACAACATGTCGGCATTTCATTGAAAATCAAGGGCTAGAACTTTTCATGAGAGTCTTGGAG tcTTTTCCATCTGAATCATCCATCCAACAGAAAGTTCTTGGACTTCTG aATAATATAGCTGAAGTTAAAGAGCTCCATTCTGAATTAATGTGGAAGGACTTCATAGACCACATCAGTAAATTATTGCACAGTGTGGAGGTGGAAGTTAGCTACTTTGCAGCAGGGATTATTGCTCATTTGATATCTCGAGGAGAGCAGGCCTGGACACTCAGTCGGAGCCAGAGGACATCTCTGCTTGAACAGCTG CATTCTGCCATTTTGAATTGGCCAACCCCAGAATGTGAGATGGTGGCTTACAG gtctTTCAATCCGTTTTTTCCACTACTTGGCTGTTTTATGACACCTGGTGTCCAGTTATGGGCAGTGTGGGCCATGCAGCACGTCTGCAGCAAAAACC
- the ZYG11B gene encoding protein zyg-11 homolog B isoform X4, translating to MEEASPYSLLDICLNFLTANLEKFCTERQDGTLCLQEPGMFPQEVADRLLQTMAFHGLLNDGTVGIFRGNQMRLKRACIRKAKISAVAFRKAFCHHKLVELDATGVNADITITDIISGLGSNKWIQQNLQCLVLNSLTLSLEDPYERCFSQLSGLRVLSITNVLFYNEDLADVASLPRLESLDISNTSVTDITALLTCKDRLKSLTMHHLKCLKMTTTQILDVIRQLKYLNHLDISDDKQFTSDIALRLLEQKDILPNLVSLDISGRKHVTDKAVEAFIQQRPTMQFVGLLATDAGYSEFLTGEGNLKVSGEANETQISEALKRYSERAFFVREALFHLFSLTHVMEKTKPEILKLVVIGMRNHPLNLPVQLAASACVFNLTKQDLAAGMPVRLLADVTHLLLKAMEHFPNHQQLQKNCLLSLCSDRILQDVPFNRFEAAKLVMQWLCNHEDQNMQRMAVAIISILAAKLSTEQTAQLGAELFIVRQLLQIVKQKTNQNLVDTTLKFTLSALWNLTDESPTTCRHFIENQGLELFMRVLESFPSESSIQQKVLGLLNNIAEVKELHSELMWKDFIDHISKLLHSVEVEVSYFAAGIIAHLISRGEQAWTLSRSQRTSLLEQLHSAILNWPTPECEMVAYSCQILQHVN from the exons ATG GAGGAAGCTTCTCCTTATTCTTTACTTGATATCTGTTTGAATTTCCTGACTGCCAACCTAGAGAAGTTTTGCACTGAAAGGCAAGATGGAACGCTATGCTTGCAGGAGCCAGGAATGTTTCCTCAAGAAGTGGCTGATCGACTGCTGCAGACGATGGCATTTCATG GGCTTCTGAATGACGGAACTGTGGGCATCTTCCGAGGCAACCAGATGCGTTTGAAACGAGCTTGTATCCGGAAAGCGAAAATCTCTGCTGTGGCTTTCCGGAAAGCATTCTGCCATCACAAGCTGGTAGAACTTGATGCTACTGGGGTGAATGCAGATATAACAATCACAGACATTATAAGTGGACTTGGCAGCAATAAATGGATCCAACAAAATCTGCAGTGCCTTGTGCTGAACTCACTAACTCTTTCTTTGGAAGACCCATACGAGAGGTGCTTCAGTCAGTTGTCTGGGCTTCGTGTGTTGAGTATTACCAATGTTCTGTTCTACAACGAGGACTTGGCAGATGTTGCTTCCCTTCCTAGATTGGAAAGTCTGGATATATCGAACACTTCTGTCACTGACATAACGGCACTCCTCACCTGCAAAGACCGACTCAAGTCTTTGACCATGCACCACCTGAAATGCTTGAAAATGACCACAACCCAGATTCTGGATGTTATAAGACAACTAAAATACCTGAATCACCTTGATATTTCAGATGACAAACAGTTCACATCAGACATAGCACTTCGTTTACTGGAACAGAAAGATATCTTGCCTAACCTTGTGTCTTTGgacatttctggaagaaaacatgttACAGATAAAGCTGTAGAAGCATTTATTCAGCAACGGCCCACAATGCAGTTTGTAGGACTGCTAGCTACTGATGCTGGCTACTCAGAATTCCTAACAGGCGAAGGAAACCTAAAG GTGTCAGGAGAAGCAAATGAAACTCAGATTTCTGAGGCATTAAAGCGTTACAGTGAACGGGCCTTCTTTGTGAGAGAAGCTCTCTTTCATTTATTCAGCCTGACTCatgtaatggaaaaaacaaagcctgaaattttaaag CTTGTGGTTATTGGAATGAGAAATCACCCCCTGAACTTGCCTGTGCAGTTAGCAGCGAGTGCGTGTGTCTTTAACCTAACCAAGCAAGATTTAGCGGCAGGCATGCCTGTGCGACTTCTGGCTGATGTCACTCACTTGCTTCTGAAGGCCATGGAACACTTCCCAAATCATCAAcag CTGCAAAAGAATTGCCTTCTTTCACTATGCAGTGACAGAATCCTTCAGGATGTTCCATTTAACAG GTTTGAAGCAGCCAAACTTGTTATGCAGTGGCTGTGTAATCATGAAGATCAAAACATGCAAAGGATGGCTGTAGCCATAATTTCCATTCTTGCTGCAAAG cTTTCAACAGAGCAAACAGCTCAACTTGGTGCAGAACTCTTCATTGTTAGG caactTCTACAAAtagttaaacagaaaacaaatcagaatCTTGTAGATACTACTCTCAAGTTCACACTGAGTGCACTTTGGAACCTCACTGATGAATCACCAACAACATGTCGGCATTTCATTGAAAATCAAGGGCTAGAACTTTTCATGAGAGTCTTGGAG tcTTTTCCATCTGAATCATCCATCCAACAGAAAGTTCTTGGACTTCTG aATAATATAGCTGAAGTTAAAGAGCTCCATTCTGAATTAATGTGGAAGGACTTCATAGACCACATCAGTAAATTATTGCACAGTGTGGAGGTGGAAGTTAGCTACTTTGCAGCAGGGATTATTGCTCATTTGATATCTCGAGGAGAGCAGGCCTGGACACTCAGTCGGAGCCAGAGGACATCTCTGCTTGAACAGCTG CATTCTGCCATTTTGAATTGGCCAACCCCAGAATGTGAGATGGTGGCTTACAG
- the LOC119155631 gene encoding cytochrome c oxidase assembly factor 7, whose product MAGLVNFEDEEEVRAYLQNLHVEYSYQCFKEKDPEGCQLLADYLDAVKKDFAAAARVLRDNCDAYGHSESCYKLGAYQAIGKGGLDPDLKAAYNSFTKSCEKGGKKSVNACHSVGLLAHDGRVNDGKPDPVGARDYYTKACDGNFAPSCFNLSVIYLQGAPGIPKDMSNALKYSLKGCELGHVWACANASRMYRLGDGIEKNDAKAEDLKNRAKQLHKEQKEASSSLTFGE is encoded by the exons ATGGCAGGGCTCGTCAACTTCgaggatgaggaggaggtgCGGGCCTACCTGCAGAACCTGCACGTCGAGTACAGCTACCAGTGCTTCAAGGAGAAGGACCCGGAGG GCTGCCAGCTGCTCGCCGACTACCTGGACGCCGTGAAGAAAGACTtcgcggcggcggcgcgggtGCTGCGCGACAATTGCGACGCGTACGGGCACAGCGAGAGCTGCTACAAGCTGGGCGCTTACCAGGCCATCGGCAAAG GTGGACTTGACCCAGATTTGAAAGCTGCGTACAACTCTTTTACGAAGTCATGTGAGAAAGGTGGGAAGAAGTCAGTAAATGCGTGTCATAGCGTTGGGCTGTTGGCCCATGATGGGAGAGTAAATGATGGTAAGCCCGACCCTGTTGGCGCTAGAGACTATTACACAAAAGCCTGTGATGGCAATTTTGCCCCTAGCTGCTTCAACCTCAGTGTAATATACCTCCAAGGAGCACCTGGGATCCCTAAGGACATGAGCAATGCTTTGAAATACTCGCTGAAAGGGTGTGAGCTGGGGCACGTGTGGGCTTGTGCCAATGCCAGTCGAATGTACAGACTGGGAGATGGCATAGAGAAGAATGATGCTAAGGCAGAGGATTTGAAAAACAGGGCAAAACAGTTgcataaagaacagaaagaggCCTCAAGTTCTTTAACGTTTGGGGAGTAA